One window of Pyrus communis chromosome 12, drPyrComm1.1, whole genome shotgun sequence genomic DNA carries:
- the LOC137709967 gene encoding uncharacterized protein, producing MPWIGMYVAAASLACPIAMAADVILGIWHHKYWFPCKFFSINATSLTLIGVAIKLSVDLNTAMPNRHDQLAKLSSSALICTAMANSMPSLGAMENEEMFMNVIALGILVITLIVNICIQLATGAIFVFWKEHASVMFIMLVLLLMLIFSALTVPTTKSYLEKGYKKRYQLSSKECTNASGRKEVTKLRDTLTKLWLMAHTSSPQFVMGRSVTCTASGAFCLLSAMILAQAMFRTYLMPWSIKFCSGESDYKLTTTLILFTQAVAVGVGTISPAFRWFIAINFKCPKRGNISYRKEFEIERYWIQGLAELKKCPLTFRIKSRDCRKLAHEARNKLLDMCIAMQTGIVLSSKAIRSISIFLVSRIFLLSDLFREWKNKKLEFDSIPMSQKNPRQDLSNYVLYLEGEDALVHYMMNSNCDATDHWTQKGMKEEPKHLIKLLEKSTASQGFKGVAEFDSDQVPSLQCEEPPNCWALPVVTLTSIALALPNIGSGSIKNLIDGVHEGLMYMNAIEEQLDSKGVLANIRKAAEVVWLRVDLYHTWLDLDLRKLSRQGKSLKETLEELSETAKSIFEECRKRQMSKGCSRDIPSKWSVKELAANSMYRISQTLLLNPDGQINESSERLYESMVVMISDIMGACLTNLQEAMAIKSFNSTIEEREESVRLAVHVLGKTERILYIVEPGIPSNLDHHQMACIDEWRSARKPQINFKACTSFPISESDRDSSAGSSDHFYLTMD from the coding sequence ATGCCTTGGATTGGCATGTATGTAGCAGCAGCATCCTTGGCCTGTCCGATTGCAATGGCTGCAGATGTAATCCTCGGCATCTGGCACCATAAGTACTGGTTTCCCTGCAAGTTCTTCTCCATTAATGCCACATCTCTGACCTTGATAGGTGTAGCCATCAAATTGTCGGTGGATCTGAACACTGCCATGCCCAACCGTCACGACCAGCTTGCAAAGCTTAGCAGTTCTGCCTTGATCTGCACAGCAATGGCTAACTCCATGCCGTCTCTTGGAGCCATGGAAAATGaagagatgttcatgaatgtaATTGCCTTGGGAATTCTAGTCATCACCCTTATTGTCAATATTTGCATCCAATTAGCTACCGGTGCAATCTTTGTTTTCTGGAAGGAGCACGCTTCAGTTATGTTCATCATGCTTGTTTTGCTCCTCATGCTGATTTTCTCGGCTTTAACGGTTCCAACAACAAAGAGTTATTTAGAAAAAGGGTACAAGAAAAGATACCAATTATCTTCAAAAGAATGCACAAATGCAAGTGGTAGAAAAGAAGTTACCAAACTCAGAGACACATTGACAAAGCTTTGGCTGATGGCTCACACCTCTAGCCCTCAATTTGTGATGGGCAGGTCAGTGACATGCACTGCTTCTGGAGCTTTCTGTCTTTTGAGTGCCATGATTTTGGCCCAAGCCATGTTTAGAACATACTTGATGCCATGGTCCATTAAGTTTTGCAGCGGGGAATCAGACTACAAATTGACGACCACTTTGATTCTATTTACGCAAGCAGTTGCAGTAGGAGTTGGTACTATTTCCCCGGCGTTTAGATGGTTCATCGCCATCAACTTTAAGTGCCCGAAAAGAGGAAATATAAGCTACAGAAAAGAATTCGAAATAGAAAGGTACTGGATTCAGGGGCTTGCGGAGTTGAAAAAGTGTCCATTAACTTTTAGAATCAAATCTCGGGACTGCAGGAAACTTGCACAtgaagcaagaaacaaacttTTGGACATGTGTATTGCAATGCAAACGGGGATTGTCCTATCAAGCAAAGCAATTCGATCAATTTCCATTTTCTTGGTGAGTCGAATCTTTTTACTCAGCGACTTGTTCAGGGAGTGGAAGAACAAGAAGTTGGAATTCGACTCCATCCCAATGTCCCAGAAAAACCCAAGGCAAGATCTTAGTAATTATGTTCTGTATCTTGAAGGTGAGGATGCGTTGGTTCATTACATGATGAATTCCAACTGTGATGCTACTGATCATTGGACTCAGAAGGGAATGAAAGAAGAACCCAAGCATCTCATTAAGCTGTTGGAGAAATCGACAGCCTCACAAGGATTCAAGGGAGTGGCAGAGTTTGACAGTGATCAAGTTCCCTCTCTACAATGTGAAGAACCTCCAAATTGTTGGGCTCTTCCTGTTGTGACACTAACAAGTATTGCACTTGCACTTCCAAACATCGGTTCTGGTTCAATCAAAAATCTGATAGATGGGGTACATGAAGGGCTCATGTACATGAATGCTATTGAGGAACAGCTGGATAGCAAAGGAGTTCTTGCCAACATCAGAAAGGCAGCAGAGGTCGTGTGGCTAAGAGTTGATCTATATCACACATGGCTAGATTTGGATCTCAGAAAATTGTCACGTCAAGGGAAGAGTCTAAAGGAAACACTTGAAGAACTTTCTGAAACTGCAAAATCCATATTTGAAGAATGTAGAAAGCGGCAGATGAGTAAGGGGTGTTCGAGAGATATCCCTTCCAAATGGTCTGTTAAGGAGCTTGCCGCTAATTCCATGTACAGGATAAGCCAAACTCTTCTGCTAAATCCTGATGGCCAAATCAATGAATCAAGTGAGAGATTGTATGAATCAATGGTTGTGATGATCTCTGACATAATGGGTGCGTGTCTCACAAATTTACAGGAAGCTATGGCAATCAAGTCTTTTAACAGCACAATTGAAGAGAGGGAGGAAAGTGTGAGACTTGCAGTTCACGTTCTTGGTAAAACTGAAAGGATTCTTTATATTGTGGAACCTGGTATTCCTTCAAatttggatcatcaccaaatgGCATGCATTGATGAGTGGCGTTCGGCACGGAAACCCCAGATAAATTTCAAGGCGTGCACATCATTTCCAATATCCGAGAGTGACAGGGATTCTTCGGCAGGCTCAAGTGATCACTTTTACCTGACGATGGATTAG
- the LOC137709965 gene encoding uncharacterized protein, with product MSEPIRAAGLLEWARATCPFQNPNQAKSLGAMHAQQSPKDYCRVVQTSNDIVPRYSMRLGCRPTSGLGGGDASSDAALKISRDNVPKTAFRTRYGHYEFLSKAEYVQHLTLVLKRLREHQLYAKFSKCQFWLDQVAFLGHVISVQGILVDPQKVAAMEKWEQPQTVTEVRSFLGLVGYYRWFVKDFSVIALPLTKLTRKGVKFEWDDKCEQSFQQLKYCLTHAPVLALPNDSGDFELWRHYLYGEKCKIFTDHKSLQYLFTQRDLNLRQWRWMKLLSDYDCTIDYHPGRANVVADTLSRKSQGRINALYASRIPLLADLRSTGVRLEAEDREVALLANFQVRLILVDRVLEAKVADMETQEMIQARDRRRMRDLRVRDSDGMLMQEGRMFVPNNLDLKKAILDEAHISAYDGRTIKENHSDVGGYVASFGVTVIKSNLKAAQDRQKSLADRHAINRMYEVGDWVFLKLSPWRSVVRFGKKGKLSPRYIGSYMITERVGEVAYRLELPPELAKVHNVFHVSMLRHYVVDPSHVIPPQPLEINPDLTYDEEPVTILDWKEKILRNKTVNLVKVLWRNHSVEEATWETEDRMKDLYPRLFFDR from the exons ATGAGTGAGCCCATCAGAGCTGCAGGCTTGTTGGAGTGGGCTAGGGCTACATGCCCgtttcaaaaccctaaccaGGCCAAAAGCCTGGGTGCCATGCATGCGCAGCAAAGCCCAAAAGACTACTGTCGTGTGGTCCAGACGTCCAATGACATCGTCCCAAGATACTCCATGCGGCTAGGCTGTAGGCCAACATCGGGGCTCGGCGGCGGTGATGCCAGCAGTGACGCAGCG ttgaagattagtagggataatgttcctaagacggctttcaggactcgttatggtcattacgagtttctt tctaaAGCGGAGTATGTTCAACATCTTAccttggtgttgaaaaggttaaGGGAACACCagttgtatgctaagtttagcaagtgccaattttggttagaccaagttgcatttttggggcacgtcatttcagTTCAGGGTATcttggtggatcctcaaaaaGTGGCAGCTATGGAGAAATGGGAGCAACCGCAAACCGTTactgaggtgaggagtttccttggtttagtaGGGTATTATCGAtggtttgttaaggatttttctgtgattgctttaccactgacgaaGTTAACGAGGAAAGgcgttaaatttgagtgggatgacaagtgtgagcagagtttccaacagttgaagtattgtctcactcatgcacctgttttggcgctCCCgaacgatagtggtgatttcgag ttgtggagacattacctttatggagagaaatgtaagatctttacagatcataagagtcttcagtatctttttacgcagagggatcttaatcttcgtcagtgGAGGTGGATGAAGTTGCTTagtgattatgactgcacgattgactatcaccctggtcgtgcaaatgtagTGGCTGATACACTTAGTAGGAAGTCGCAGGGTCGTATTAATGCATTGTATGCTAGTCGCATTCCCCTTCTAGCAGACTTAAGATCTACGGGAGTGAGGTTGGAGGCGGAAGATCGAGAggtggctttacttgctaattttcaagttaggctaattttagttgatcgggtgcttgaagctaaAGTAGCTGATATGGAAACTCAAGAAATGATCCAAGCTCGAGATCGAAGAAGGATGAGAGACCttagagttcgtgattcggatggtaTGCTGATGCAGGAAGGTAggatgttcgtgcctaataatttggatttaaagaaagcaattctcgatgaagcacatatctcagcTTACG ACGGACGGACAATCAAAGAGAACCATTCagacgttggaggatatgttgcgagctttggtgttaca gtaatcaagtctaacctgaaggcGGCCCAGGATAGGCAaaagagtttagcagatcggcatgctatTAACAGAATGTATGAGGTTggcgattgggtatttctgaagctttcaccgtggagaagCGTcgtacggtttggaaagaaaggtaagctgagtcccaggtatatcggatCATACATGATCACCGAGCGAGTCggcgaggtagcttacaggctgGAGTTGCCTCCTGAGTTAGCTAAagtacataacgtttttcacgtgtccatgcttcgacattatgttgtagatccgtctcatgtgatacctcctcaacccttggaaatcaatccggatttgacttatgatgaagAACCAGTGACAATtctagattggaaagaaaagattctaaggaacaagacagtgaatttggtgaaagttttgtggaggaatcattctgTGGAGGAAGCTACTTGGGAAACTGAAGATCGGATGAAAGATTTGTATCCacggttgttctttgatcgcTAG
- the LOC137709966 gene encoding labd-13Z-ene-9,15,16-triol synthase, chloroplastic-like, producing MHRGRLHHSERFSNFINVWAKHRDPSSWENPLEFDPDRFLNGKWDYSGSDFNYFLFRSGRRIWAGVAMAERMVMHLLVTFLHSFDWKLPQGEESDVSQKFRIVLKKKIPLVTIPTPRLSDPTLYEISARPTKIYGMLVECIFPDMEKSCVDAQNQ from the exons ATGCACCGTGGGAGGCTACACCATTCCGAAAGGTTCTCGAATTTCATCAACGTTTGGGCGAAACATAGAGATCCTTCTAGCTGGGAAAATCCACTGGAATTCGACCCGGATAGATTCTTGAATGGTAAATGGGACTACAGTGGGAGTGACTTCAACTATTTTCTGTTTAGGTCAGGTAGAAGAATATGGGCAGGGGTTGCAATGGCTGAGAGGATGGTGATGCATTTACTTGTTACATTTTTGCATTCTTTTGACTGGAAACTGCCACAAGGAGAGGAGTCGGATGTTTCGCAGAAGTTTAGGATtgttttgaagaagaagataccTTTGGTTACCATCCCTACTCCACGGTTGTCGGATCCAACACTCTATGA AATTTCTGCTAGACCAACAAAGATTTATGGGATGCTAGTTGAGTGTATATTTCCGGACATGGAAAAATCAtgtgttgatgcacaaaatcagtaa